The following are encoded together in the Oncorhynchus gorbuscha isolate QuinsamMale2020 ecotype Even-year linkage group LG03, OgorEven_v1.0, whole genome shotgun sequence genome:
- the LOC124032089 gene encoding rap1 GTPase-activating protein 1-like isoform X4: MAQRKRSFTFGAYGGVDKTFSRARSIWKQNGGDPRISTTLDPPLFQPLLSPLPYTAPPFLKGNRMEEQRYTFPPPLKTEEDYIPYPSVHEVLGRKSGFPLILLPQFGGYWIEGNNHELGDSAEPDQIQPLSPTTHKLESNSTAKMYRKHFLGKEHLNYYSVDGTLGHLVLSMKYDEIGDQEDLRLMLRTKLETYHDVIPISCLTEFPNVVQMAKLVCEEVNVDRFYPVLYPKASRLIVNFDEHIISNNFKFGVIYQTFGQTSEEELFGNSVESPAFVEFLEFLGEKVELYDFKGFRGGLDVTHGQTGSESVYHNYRNKEVMFHVSTKLPYTEGDTQQLQRKRHIGNDIVAIVFQEESTPFVPDMIASNFLHSYVVVQVENACTGDVLYKVSVTARNDVPFFGPPLPDPAVFRKGPEFQEFLFTKLINAEYACYKAEKFAKLKERTRSALLETLYEDLHINSQAMMGLGRDEDKMENGSGGGGGFFETFKSLLVPGKSPGKHGRRGSAIGIGTVEESLIIPGKSPTRKKSGPFSSRRSSAIGIENIQEVHQKISSHSGRECLPGTQKTPDSDHASQDPKSENSSNQSSPEVLITKNIFALCNNRAQSIPEGHDLSRSSSNDSSFASVVEENETEATDDYDTGMESLSSSGTPHKQDSLTYSTWLEDSMSSTSTTSRGSSPGPGQLDGGKGSEIRIKLDRPKDSRSSSHTHKTQSFWEVRRAQAFTVTKDDDEDEVDPG, from the exons GGCAACAGAATGGAGGAGCAGCGATACACCTTTCCTCCCCCACTCAAA ACTGAAGAGGACTACATTCCTTACCCCAGTGTCCATGAG GTGTTGGGGAGAAAGAGTGGGTTCCCACTgattctgctgcctcagtttgggGGTTACTGGATCGAGGGCAACAACCATGAGCTTGGTGACAGTGCTGAGCCAGACCAGATCCAGCCTCTGTCCCCCACCACACACAAGCTGGAGAGTAACTCCACCGCCAAGATGTACAGGAAGCACTTTCTGGGCAAG GAGCACTTGAATTACTACTCAGTGGACGGAACTCTGGGACATCTGGTGTTGTCCATGAAGTATGACGAGATCGGAGACCAGGAAGACCTCCGCCTCATGCTCAG GACCAAACTGGAGACATACCATGATGTTATCCCCATATCCTGTCTCACAGAGTTCCCTAACGTGGTGCAGATGGCCAAG CTTGTCTGTGAAGAGGTGAATGTGGATCGTTTTTACCCTGTCCTTTACCCAAAA GCTTCAAGACTCATTGTCAATTTTGATGAACACATTATAAGCAACAACTTCAAGTTCGGAGTCATCTACCAGACATTTGGACAG ACATCAGAAGAAGAGCTGTTTGGGAACAGTGTTGAGAGTCCTGCCTTTGTTGAATTCCTAGAGTTTCTGGGGGAGAAGGTCGAGCTGTATGACTTCAAAGG GTTTCGTGGTGGGTTGGATGTGACCCACGGGCAGACAGGATCTGAGTCCGTCTACCACAACTACCGCAACAAGGAGGTCATGTTTCATGTGTCCACCAAGCTGCCTTACACTGAGGGGGACACACAACAG TTGCAGAGGAAGAGGCACATAGGGAATGACATTGTGGCCATAGTGTTCCAGGAGGAAAGCACTCCGTTCGTACCAGATATGATCGCCTCCAACTTCCTCCATTCCTACGTAGTGGTGCAGGTGGAGAACGCCTGCACTGGTGATGTACTGTACAAG GTGTCAGTGACGGCGAGAAATGACGTACCTTTCTTTGGACCACCCCTGCCAGACCCGGCTGTCTTTAGAAAA GGTCCAGAATTCCAGGAGTTCCTCTTCACGAAGCTCATCAATGCTGAGTATGCCTGCTATAAAGCTGAGAAATTTGCCAAACTGAAG GAGCGCACACGGTCAGCCTTACTGGAGACATTGTATGAGGACTTGCACATCAACAGCCAGGCCATGATGGGTCTGGGAAGAGATGAGGACAAGATGGAGAACGGGTCCGGAGGAGGAGGGGGCTTCTTTGAAACCTTTAAG TCATTGCTTGTCCCAGGGAAAAGTCCCGGTAAACATGGACGTCGAGGCAGTGCCATAGGGATAGGAACAGTAGAAGAG TCTCTGATCATCCCTGGGAAGAGTCCAACCAGGAAAAAGTCTGGTCCCTTTAGCTCCAGACGTAGCAGTGCCATCGGTATTGAGAATATCCAGGAAGTCCACCAGAAAAT CAGCAGCCACAGCGGTAGGGAGTGTTTACCTGGCACACAGAAGACTCCTGACAGTGACCATGCCTCTCAGGATCCCAAGTCTGAGAACTCCTCCAATCAAAGCTCACCAGAAGTGCTCATTACAAAGAACAT TTTTGCTCTTTGTAACAACAGGGCTCAGTCTATCCCTGAGGGTCACGACCTTTCCCGCTCCTCCTCCAATGACAGCAGCTTCGCCAGTGTGGTGGAGGAGAACGAGACCGAGGCCACGGACGACTATGACACTGgcatg GAGAGCCTGTCATCATCGGGGACGCCACACAAGCAGGACTCGTTAACCTACAGCACATGGCTAGAGGACAGTATGAGCAGCACAAGCACCACCAGCCGAGGCAGCTCGCCAG GTCCTGGTCAACTTGATGGGGGTAAAGGGTCAGAGATCCGCATTAAACTGGACCGGCCAAAAGATAGTCGGTCCTCATCG CATACCCATAAGACACAATCCTTCTGGGAGGTGAGACGAGCACAGGCTTTCACCGTAACCAAGGATGACGATGAGGATGAGGTGGACCCTGGATAG
- the LOC124032089 gene encoding rap1 GTPase-activating protein 1-like isoform X8 gives MIEKMQGNRMEEQRYTFPPPLKTEEDYIPYPSVHEVLGRKSGFPLILLPQFGGYWIEGNNHELGDSAEPDQIQPLSPTTHKLESNSTAKMYRKHFLGKEHLNYYSVDGTLGHLVLSMKYDEIGDQEDLRLMLRTKLETYHDVIPISCLTEFPNVVQMAKLVCEEVNVDRFYPVLYPKASRLIVNFDEHIISNNFKFGVIYQTFGQTSEEELFGNSVESPAFVEFLEFLGEKVELYDFKGFRGGLDVTHGQTGSESVYHNYRNKEVMFHVSTKLPYTEGDTQQLQRKRHIGNDIVAIVFQEESTPFVPDMIASNFLHSYVVVQVENACTGDVLYKVSVTARNDVPFFGPPLPDPAVFRKGPEFQEFLFTKLINAEYACYKAEKFAKLKERTRSALLETLYEDLHINSQAMMGLGRDEDKMENGSGGGGGFFETFKSLLVPGKSPGKHGRRGSAIGIGTVEESLIIPGKSPTRKKSGPFSSRRSSAIGIENIQEVHQKISSHSGRECLPGTQKTPDSDHASQDPKSENSSNQSSPEVLITKNIFALCNNRAQSIPEGHDLSRSSSNDSSFASVVEENETEATDDYDTGMESLSSSGTPHKQDSLTYSTWLEDSMSSTSTTSRGSSPGPGQLDGGKGSEIRIKLDRPKDSRSSSHTHKTQSFWEVRRAQAFTVTKDDDEDEVDPG, from the exons ATGATTGAGAAGATGCAG GGCAACAGAATGGAGGAGCAGCGATACACCTTTCCTCCCCCACTCAAA ACTGAAGAGGACTACATTCCTTACCCCAGTGTCCATGAG GTGTTGGGGAGAAAGAGTGGGTTCCCACTgattctgctgcctcagtttgggGGTTACTGGATCGAGGGCAACAACCATGAGCTTGGTGACAGTGCTGAGCCAGACCAGATCCAGCCTCTGTCCCCCACCACACACAAGCTGGAGAGTAACTCCACCGCCAAGATGTACAGGAAGCACTTTCTGGGCAAG GAGCACTTGAATTACTACTCAGTGGACGGAACTCTGGGACATCTGGTGTTGTCCATGAAGTATGACGAGATCGGAGACCAGGAAGACCTCCGCCTCATGCTCAG GACCAAACTGGAGACATACCATGATGTTATCCCCATATCCTGTCTCACAGAGTTCCCTAACGTGGTGCAGATGGCCAAG CTTGTCTGTGAAGAGGTGAATGTGGATCGTTTTTACCCTGTCCTTTACCCAAAA GCTTCAAGACTCATTGTCAATTTTGATGAACACATTATAAGCAACAACTTCAAGTTCGGAGTCATCTACCAGACATTTGGACAG ACATCAGAAGAAGAGCTGTTTGGGAACAGTGTTGAGAGTCCTGCCTTTGTTGAATTCCTAGAGTTTCTGGGGGAGAAGGTCGAGCTGTATGACTTCAAAGG GTTTCGTGGTGGGTTGGATGTGACCCACGGGCAGACAGGATCTGAGTCCGTCTACCACAACTACCGCAACAAGGAGGTCATGTTTCATGTGTCCACCAAGCTGCCTTACACTGAGGGGGACACACAACAG TTGCAGAGGAAGAGGCACATAGGGAATGACATTGTGGCCATAGTGTTCCAGGAGGAAAGCACTCCGTTCGTACCAGATATGATCGCCTCCAACTTCCTCCATTCCTACGTAGTGGTGCAGGTGGAGAACGCCTGCACTGGTGATGTACTGTACAAG GTGTCAGTGACGGCGAGAAATGACGTACCTTTCTTTGGACCACCCCTGCCAGACCCGGCTGTCTTTAGAAAA GGTCCAGAATTCCAGGAGTTCCTCTTCACGAAGCTCATCAATGCTGAGTATGCCTGCTATAAAGCTGAGAAATTTGCCAAACTGAAG GAGCGCACACGGTCAGCCTTACTGGAGACATTGTATGAGGACTTGCACATCAACAGCCAGGCCATGATGGGTCTGGGAAGAGATGAGGACAAGATGGAGAACGGGTCCGGAGGAGGAGGGGGCTTCTTTGAAACCTTTAAG TCATTGCTTGTCCCAGGGAAAAGTCCCGGTAAACATGGACGTCGAGGCAGTGCCATAGGGATAGGAACAGTAGAAGAG TCTCTGATCATCCCTGGGAAGAGTCCAACCAGGAAAAAGTCTGGTCCCTTTAGCTCCAGACGTAGCAGTGCCATCGGTATTGAGAATATCCAGGAAGTCCACCAGAAAAT CAGCAGCCACAGCGGTAGGGAGTGTTTACCTGGCACACAGAAGACTCCTGACAGTGACCATGCCTCTCAGGATCCCAAGTCTGAGAACTCCTCCAATCAAAGCTCACCAGAAGTGCTCATTACAAAGAACAT TTTTGCTCTTTGTAACAACAGGGCTCAGTCTATCCCTGAGGGTCACGACCTTTCCCGCTCCTCCTCCAATGACAGCAGCTTCGCCAGTGTGGTGGAGGAGAACGAGACCGAGGCCACGGACGACTATGACACTGgcatg GAGAGCCTGTCATCATCGGGGACGCCACACAAGCAGGACTCGTTAACCTACAGCACATGGCTAGAGGACAGTATGAGCAGCACAAGCACCACCAGCCGAGGCAGCTCGCCAG GTCCTGGTCAACTTGATGGGGGTAAAGGGTCAGAGATCCGCATTAAACTGGACCGGCCAAAAGATAGTCGGTCCTCATCG CATACCCATAAGACACAATCCTTCTGGGAGGTGAGACGAGCACAGGCTTTCACCGTAACCAAGGATGACGATGAGGATGAGGTGGACCCTGGATAG
- the LOC124032089 gene encoding rap1 GTPase-activating protein 1-like isoform X1 yields the protein MAQRKRSFTFGAYGGVDKTFSRARSIWKQNGGDPRISTTLDPPLFQPLLSPLPYTAPPFLKTTDLFEMIEKMQGNRMEEQRYTFPPPLKTEEDYIPYPSVHEVLGRKSGFPLILLPQFGGYWIEGNNHELGDSAEPDQIQPLSPTTHKLESNSTAKMYRKHFLGKEHLNYYSVDGTLGHLVLSMKYDEIGDQEDLRLMLRTKLETYHDVIPISCLTEFPNVVQMAKLVCEEVNVDRFYPVLYPKASRLIVNFDEHIISNNFKFGVIYQTFGQTSEEELFGNSVESPAFVEFLEFLGEKVELYDFKGFRGGLDVTHGQTGSESVYHNYRNKEVMFHVSTKLPYTEGDTQQLQRKRHIGNDIVAIVFQEESTPFVPDMIASNFLHSYVVVQVENACTGDVLYKVSVTARNDVPFFGPPLPDPAVFRKGPEFQEFLFTKLINAEYACYKAEKFAKLKERTRSALLETLYEDLHINSQAMMGLGRDEDKMENGSGGGGGFFETFKSLLVPGKSPGKHGRRGSAIGIGTVEESLIIPGKSPTRKKSGPFSSRRSSAIGIENIQEVHQKISSHSGRECLPGTQKTPDSDHASQDPKSENSSNQSSPEVLITKNIFALCNNRAQSIPEGHDLSRSSSNDSSFASVVEENETEATDDYDTGMESLSSSGTPHKQDSLTYSTWLEDSMSSTSTTSRGSSPGPGQLDGGKGSEIRIKLDRPKDSRSSSHTHKTQSFWEVRRAQAFTVTKDDDEDEVDPG from the exons accacagATTTATTTGAAATGATTGAGAAGATGCAG GGCAACAGAATGGAGGAGCAGCGATACACCTTTCCTCCCCCACTCAAA ACTGAAGAGGACTACATTCCTTACCCCAGTGTCCATGAG GTGTTGGGGAGAAAGAGTGGGTTCCCACTgattctgctgcctcagtttgggGGTTACTGGATCGAGGGCAACAACCATGAGCTTGGTGACAGTGCTGAGCCAGACCAGATCCAGCCTCTGTCCCCCACCACACACAAGCTGGAGAGTAACTCCACCGCCAAGATGTACAGGAAGCACTTTCTGGGCAAG GAGCACTTGAATTACTACTCAGTGGACGGAACTCTGGGACATCTGGTGTTGTCCATGAAGTATGACGAGATCGGAGACCAGGAAGACCTCCGCCTCATGCTCAG GACCAAACTGGAGACATACCATGATGTTATCCCCATATCCTGTCTCACAGAGTTCCCTAACGTGGTGCAGATGGCCAAG CTTGTCTGTGAAGAGGTGAATGTGGATCGTTTTTACCCTGTCCTTTACCCAAAA GCTTCAAGACTCATTGTCAATTTTGATGAACACATTATAAGCAACAACTTCAAGTTCGGAGTCATCTACCAGACATTTGGACAG ACATCAGAAGAAGAGCTGTTTGGGAACAGTGTTGAGAGTCCTGCCTTTGTTGAATTCCTAGAGTTTCTGGGGGAGAAGGTCGAGCTGTATGACTTCAAAGG GTTTCGTGGTGGGTTGGATGTGACCCACGGGCAGACAGGATCTGAGTCCGTCTACCACAACTACCGCAACAAGGAGGTCATGTTTCATGTGTCCACCAAGCTGCCTTACACTGAGGGGGACACACAACAG TTGCAGAGGAAGAGGCACATAGGGAATGACATTGTGGCCATAGTGTTCCAGGAGGAAAGCACTCCGTTCGTACCAGATATGATCGCCTCCAACTTCCTCCATTCCTACGTAGTGGTGCAGGTGGAGAACGCCTGCACTGGTGATGTACTGTACAAG GTGTCAGTGACGGCGAGAAATGACGTACCTTTCTTTGGACCACCCCTGCCAGACCCGGCTGTCTTTAGAAAA GGTCCAGAATTCCAGGAGTTCCTCTTCACGAAGCTCATCAATGCTGAGTATGCCTGCTATAAAGCTGAGAAATTTGCCAAACTGAAG GAGCGCACACGGTCAGCCTTACTGGAGACATTGTATGAGGACTTGCACATCAACAGCCAGGCCATGATGGGTCTGGGAAGAGATGAGGACAAGATGGAGAACGGGTCCGGAGGAGGAGGGGGCTTCTTTGAAACCTTTAAG TCATTGCTTGTCCCAGGGAAAAGTCCCGGTAAACATGGACGTCGAGGCAGTGCCATAGGGATAGGAACAGTAGAAGAG TCTCTGATCATCCCTGGGAAGAGTCCAACCAGGAAAAAGTCTGGTCCCTTTAGCTCCAGACGTAGCAGTGCCATCGGTATTGAGAATATCCAGGAAGTCCACCAGAAAAT CAGCAGCCACAGCGGTAGGGAGTGTTTACCTGGCACACAGAAGACTCCTGACAGTGACCATGCCTCTCAGGATCCCAAGTCTGAGAACTCCTCCAATCAAAGCTCACCAGAAGTGCTCATTACAAAGAACAT TTTTGCTCTTTGTAACAACAGGGCTCAGTCTATCCCTGAGGGTCACGACCTTTCCCGCTCCTCCTCCAATGACAGCAGCTTCGCCAGTGTGGTGGAGGAGAACGAGACCGAGGCCACGGACGACTATGACACTGgcatg GAGAGCCTGTCATCATCGGGGACGCCACACAAGCAGGACTCGTTAACCTACAGCACATGGCTAGAGGACAGTATGAGCAGCACAAGCACCACCAGCCGAGGCAGCTCGCCAG GTCCTGGTCAACTTGATGGGGGTAAAGGGTCAGAGATCCGCATTAAACTGGACCGGCCAAAAGATAGTCGGTCCTCATCG CATACCCATAAGACACAATCCTTCTGGGAGGTGAGACGAGCACAGGCTTTCACCGTAACCAAGGATGACGATGAGGATGAGGTGGACCCTGGATAG
- the LOC124032089 gene encoding rap1 GTPase-activating protein 1-like isoform X6 — protein sequence MAQRKRSFTFGAYGGVDKTFSRARSIWKQNGGDPRISTTLDPPLFQPLLSPLPYTAPPFLKTTDLFEMIEKMQGNRMEEQRYTFPPPLKTEEDYIPYPSVHEVLGRKSGFPLILLPQFGGYWIEGNNHELGDSAEPDQIQPLSPTTHKLESNSTAKMYRKHFLGKEHLNYYSVDGTLGHLVLSMKYDEIGDQEDLRLMLRTKLETYHDVIPISCLTEFPNVVQMAKLVCEEVNVDRFYPVLYPKASRLIVNFDEHIISNNFKFGVIYQTFGQTSEEELFGNSVESPAFVEFLEFLGEKVELYDFKGFRGGLDVTHGQTGSESVYHNYRNKEVMFHVSTKLPYTEGDTQQLQRKRHIGNDIVAIVFQEESTPFVPDMIASNFLHSYVVVQVENACTGDVLYKVSVTARNDVPFFGPPLPDPAVFRKGPEFQEFLFTKLINAEYACYKAEKFAKLKERTRSALLETLYEDLHINSQAMMGLGRDEDKMENGSGGGGGFFETFKSLIIPGKSPTRKKSGPFSSRRSSAIGIENIQEVHQKISHSGRECLPGTQKTPDSDHASQDPKSENSSNQSSPEVLITKNIFALCNNRAQSIPEGHDLSRSSSNDSSFASVVEENETEATDDYDTGMESLSSSGTPHKQDSLTYSTWLEDSMSSTSTTSRGSSPGPGQLDGGKGSEIRIKLDRPKDSRSSSHTHKTQSFWEVRRAQAFTVTKDDDEDEVDPG from the exons accacagATTTATTTGAAATGATTGAGAAGATGCAG GGCAACAGAATGGAGGAGCAGCGATACACCTTTCCTCCCCCACTCAAA ACTGAAGAGGACTACATTCCTTACCCCAGTGTCCATGAG GTGTTGGGGAGAAAGAGTGGGTTCCCACTgattctgctgcctcagtttgggGGTTACTGGATCGAGGGCAACAACCATGAGCTTGGTGACAGTGCTGAGCCAGACCAGATCCAGCCTCTGTCCCCCACCACACACAAGCTGGAGAGTAACTCCACCGCCAAGATGTACAGGAAGCACTTTCTGGGCAAG GAGCACTTGAATTACTACTCAGTGGACGGAACTCTGGGACATCTGGTGTTGTCCATGAAGTATGACGAGATCGGAGACCAGGAAGACCTCCGCCTCATGCTCAG GACCAAACTGGAGACATACCATGATGTTATCCCCATATCCTGTCTCACAGAGTTCCCTAACGTGGTGCAGATGGCCAAG CTTGTCTGTGAAGAGGTGAATGTGGATCGTTTTTACCCTGTCCTTTACCCAAAA GCTTCAAGACTCATTGTCAATTTTGATGAACACATTATAAGCAACAACTTCAAGTTCGGAGTCATCTACCAGACATTTGGACAG ACATCAGAAGAAGAGCTGTTTGGGAACAGTGTTGAGAGTCCTGCCTTTGTTGAATTCCTAGAGTTTCTGGGGGAGAAGGTCGAGCTGTATGACTTCAAAGG GTTTCGTGGTGGGTTGGATGTGACCCACGGGCAGACAGGATCTGAGTCCGTCTACCACAACTACCGCAACAAGGAGGTCATGTTTCATGTGTCCACCAAGCTGCCTTACACTGAGGGGGACACACAACAG TTGCAGAGGAAGAGGCACATAGGGAATGACATTGTGGCCATAGTGTTCCAGGAGGAAAGCACTCCGTTCGTACCAGATATGATCGCCTCCAACTTCCTCCATTCCTACGTAGTGGTGCAGGTGGAGAACGCCTGCACTGGTGATGTACTGTACAAG GTGTCAGTGACGGCGAGAAATGACGTACCTTTCTTTGGACCACCCCTGCCAGACCCGGCTGTCTTTAGAAAA GGTCCAGAATTCCAGGAGTTCCTCTTCACGAAGCTCATCAATGCTGAGTATGCCTGCTATAAAGCTGAGAAATTTGCCAAACTGAAG GAGCGCACACGGTCAGCCTTACTGGAGACATTGTATGAGGACTTGCACATCAACAGCCAGGCCATGATGGGTCTGGGAAGAGATGAGGACAAGATGGAGAACGGGTCCGGAGGAGGAGGGGGCTTCTTTGAAACCTTTAAG TCTCTGATCATCCCTGGGAAGAGTCCAACCAGGAAAAAGTCTGGTCCCTTTAGCTCCAGACGTAGCAGTGCCATCGGTATTGAGAATATCCAGGAAGTCCACCAGAAAAT CAGCCACAGCGGTAGGGAGTGTTTACCTGGCACACAGAAGACTCCTGACAGTGACCATGCCTCTCAGGATCCCAAGTCTGAGAACTCCTCCAATCAAAGCTCACCAGAAGTGCTCATTACAAAGAACAT TTTTGCTCTTTGTAACAACAGGGCTCAGTCTATCCCTGAGGGTCACGACCTTTCCCGCTCCTCCTCCAATGACAGCAGCTTCGCCAGTGTGGTGGAGGAGAACGAGACCGAGGCCACGGACGACTATGACACTGgcatg GAGAGCCTGTCATCATCGGGGACGCCACACAAGCAGGACTCGTTAACCTACAGCACATGGCTAGAGGACAGTATGAGCAGCACAAGCACCACCAGCCGAGGCAGCTCGCCAG GTCCTGGTCAACTTGATGGGGGTAAAGGGTCAGAGATCCGCATTAAACTGGACCGGCCAAAAGATAGTCGGTCCTCATCG CATACCCATAAGACACAATCCTTCTGGGAGGTGAGACGAGCACAGGCTTTCACCGTAACCAAGGATGACGATGAGGATGAGGTGGACCCTGGATAG
- the LOC124032089 gene encoding rap1 GTPase-activating protein 1-like isoform X7: MSKSQIHLNAPLVTVGPWRRHRETTDLFEMIEKMQGNRMEEQRYTFPPPLKTEEDYIPYPSVHEVLGRKSGFPLILLPQFGGYWIEGNNHELGDSAEPDQIQPLSPTTHKLESNSTAKMYRKHFLGKEHLNYYSVDGTLGHLVLSMKYDEIGDQEDLRLMLRTKLETYHDVIPISCLTEFPNVVQMAKLVCEEVNVDRFYPVLYPKASRLIVNFDEHIISNNFKFGVIYQTFGQTSEEELFGNSVESPAFVEFLEFLGEKVELYDFKGFRGGLDVTHGQTGSESVYHNYRNKEVMFHVSTKLPYTEGDTQQLQRKRHIGNDIVAIVFQEESTPFVPDMIASNFLHSYVVVQVENACTGDVLYKVSVTARNDVPFFGPPLPDPAVFRKGPEFQEFLFTKLINAEYACYKAEKFAKLKERTRSALLETLYEDLHINSQAMMGLGRDEDKMENGSGGGGGFFETFKSLLVPGKSPGKHGRRGSAIGIGTVEESLIIPGKSPTRKKSGPFSSRRSSAIGIENIQEVHQKISSHSGRECLPGTQKTPDSDHASQDPKSENSSNQSSPEVLITKNIFALCNNRAQSIPEGHDLSRSSSNDSSFASVVEENETEATDDYDTGMESLSSSGTPHKQDSLTYSTWLEDSMSSTSTTSRGSSPGPGQLDGGKGSEIRIKLDRPKDSRSSSHTHKTQSFWEVRRAQAFTVTKDDDEDEVDPG; this comes from the exons accacagATTTATTTGAAATGATTGAGAAGATGCAG GGCAACAGAATGGAGGAGCAGCGATACACCTTTCCTCCCCCACTCAAA ACTGAAGAGGACTACATTCCTTACCCCAGTGTCCATGAG GTGTTGGGGAGAAAGAGTGGGTTCCCACTgattctgctgcctcagtttgggGGTTACTGGATCGAGGGCAACAACCATGAGCTTGGTGACAGTGCTGAGCCAGACCAGATCCAGCCTCTGTCCCCCACCACACACAAGCTGGAGAGTAACTCCACCGCCAAGATGTACAGGAAGCACTTTCTGGGCAAG GAGCACTTGAATTACTACTCAGTGGACGGAACTCTGGGACATCTGGTGTTGTCCATGAAGTATGACGAGATCGGAGACCAGGAAGACCTCCGCCTCATGCTCAG GACCAAACTGGAGACATACCATGATGTTATCCCCATATCCTGTCTCACAGAGTTCCCTAACGTGGTGCAGATGGCCAAG CTTGTCTGTGAAGAGGTGAATGTGGATCGTTTTTACCCTGTCCTTTACCCAAAA GCTTCAAGACTCATTGTCAATTTTGATGAACACATTATAAGCAACAACTTCAAGTTCGGAGTCATCTACCAGACATTTGGACAG ACATCAGAAGAAGAGCTGTTTGGGAACAGTGTTGAGAGTCCTGCCTTTGTTGAATTCCTAGAGTTTCTGGGGGAGAAGGTCGAGCTGTATGACTTCAAAGG GTTTCGTGGTGGGTTGGATGTGACCCACGGGCAGACAGGATCTGAGTCCGTCTACCACAACTACCGCAACAAGGAGGTCATGTTTCATGTGTCCACCAAGCTGCCTTACACTGAGGGGGACACACAACAG TTGCAGAGGAAGAGGCACATAGGGAATGACATTGTGGCCATAGTGTTCCAGGAGGAAAGCACTCCGTTCGTACCAGATATGATCGCCTCCAACTTCCTCCATTCCTACGTAGTGGTGCAGGTGGAGAACGCCTGCACTGGTGATGTACTGTACAAG GTGTCAGTGACGGCGAGAAATGACGTACCTTTCTTTGGACCACCCCTGCCAGACCCGGCTGTCTTTAGAAAA GGTCCAGAATTCCAGGAGTTCCTCTTCACGAAGCTCATCAATGCTGAGTATGCCTGCTATAAAGCTGAGAAATTTGCCAAACTGAAG GAGCGCACACGGTCAGCCTTACTGGAGACATTGTATGAGGACTTGCACATCAACAGCCAGGCCATGATGGGTCTGGGAAGAGATGAGGACAAGATGGAGAACGGGTCCGGAGGAGGAGGGGGCTTCTTTGAAACCTTTAAG TCATTGCTTGTCCCAGGGAAAAGTCCCGGTAAACATGGACGTCGAGGCAGTGCCATAGGGATAGGAACAGTAGAAGAG TCTCTGATCATCCCTGGGAAGAGTCCAACCAGGAAAAAGTCTGGTCCCTTTAGCTCCAGACGTAGCAGTGCCATCGGTATTGAGAATATCCAGGAAGTCCACCAGAAAAT CAGCAGCCACAGCGGTAGGGAGTGTTTACCTGGCACACAGAAGACTCCTGACAGTGACCATGCCTCTCAGGATCCCAAGTCTGAGAACTCCTCCAATCAAAGCTCACCAGAAGTGCTCATTACAAAGAACAT TTTTGCTCTTTGTAACAACAGGGCTCAGTCTATCCCTGAGGGTCACGACCTTTCCCGCTCCTCCTCCAATGACAGCAGCTTCGCCAGTGTGGTGGAGGAGAACGAGACCGAGGCCACGGACGACTATGACACTGgcatg GAGAGCCTGTCATCATCGGGGACGCCACACAAGCAGGACTCGTTAACCTACAGCACATGGCTAGAGGACAGTATGAGCAGCACAAGCACCACCAGCCGAGGCAGCTCGCCAG GTCCTGGTCAACTTGATGGGGGTAAAGGGTCAGAGATCCGCATTAAACTGGACCGGCCAAAAGATAGTCGGTCCTCATCG CATACCCATAAGACACAATCCTTCTGGGAGGTGAGACGAGCACAGGCTTTCACCGTAACCAAGGATGACGATGAGGATGAGGTGGACCCTGGATAG